From Patulibacter sp. SYSU D01012:
CGCTGACGCTCATCGCGTCGATCTGGGGCATGAACGTCCACGTGCCCGGCCAGGACGACGCGACCTGGTTCTTCGCCCTCGTCGGGACGATGGTCGCGATGCTCGGGCTCATGGTCTGGTGGTTCCGCCGCCAGGGCCTGCTCTGAGGCGTCGGGCGGTTCCGCCGCGCCCCGTCCGGCGCCGCCCGGCGTCGCCGCCGGCCGGGGCGGCCCCGGCGGGACCGGCCGTCCGGGGCTAGACCGCTTCCCGCCGCGCGAGCACCAGGCTGCGCGCGGTCTCCGACCCCGCGATCCGCTCGATGCCGAGCCCGTGCTCGAAGGCCACGGCTGCGAGCGTCTCCAGGCCGACGACGCTGCCGCGCCACAGCGGGTGCCGGGCCACGTGCGACGGCAGGCCGTCCTCGCCCGGCAGCGTCAGCGGCGCCGGCGCCGAGCGCACGTCGAAGACGGCGGTCCCCTCCGGCCGCAGCACCCGCGCGAGCTCGGCGAGCGCGTCCGTGACGAGCTCGAGCGTCGGCAGGTGCGGCAGGACGCCGAGCAGGAGCGCGGCGCCGACCGTGGCGTCGTCGAGCGGGAGGTCGGCGGCACGCGCGACGTGCCACGTCCGCGCGGCGTCGTCGCCCAGCCGGGCGCGCGCGGTCGCGACCATCGTCGGGGCCACGTCGACGGCCGTGACGGCGCGTCCGCGCTCGGCCAGCGCGCCGGTCAGCCGGCCCGCGCCGCAGCCGACGTCGAGCACCGCGTCGTCCAGGTCGTCCGGCAGCCACGCCCCCAGGTGCTCGCCGAAGGCGTCGAGGGCCGCGCCCCCGGACGCCGCGAACGCCGGCT
This genomic window contains:
- a CDS encoding class I SAM-dependent methyltransferase, giving the protein MHEPEDPGARRLSRFWEARAREDALRYSLPSGARVDEPAFAASGGAALDAFGEHLGAWLPDDLDDAVLDVGCGAGRLTGALAERGRAVTAVDVAPTMVATARARLGDDAARTWHVARAADLPLDDATVGAALLLGVLPHLPTLELVTDALAELARVLRPEGTAVFDVRSAPAPLTLPGEDGLPSHVARHPLWRGSVVGLETLAAVAFEHGLGIERIAGSETARSLVLARREAV